The stretch of DNA CGCTTTACGAGGAAGGCGTTTCCTGCAGCAGCTGCTACCACACGCGCACTGAAGACGACCGGCTGCGCTATCGCCAGCGGCAACTGCAGATCGCGCTTGCCAAGAAACGCGGCCAGAAGCACATCGGGACTTAGGTTCAGGCAGCGGTTATCTGGCGCGGCATCGCGTCCAGGGCACGGCGTGCTTCAAGCATTTCGGTGATCCTGTCTGCCGGCACCGGCTTGCTGAAGAAATAACCCTGCAGGCAATCGCAACCAAAGAGACGAACGGCGAGCGCCTGCTCTTCTGTCTCGATACCCTCGGCCGTCACCGGAATATCCAGTGAGCGGGCAAGCGCGACGGTTGCCTGCAACATCTCGCGCTGGCTGTCGCTTTCGGTCACGCCCTCGACCAGCGAACGGTCGATCTTGATGCGGTCGAAACCGAATTGGCGGAGATAGCCGATCGACGAAAAGCCCGAGCCGAAATCATCGAGCGCGATCTTGACGCCGAGCGTCTTCAGCCGCTCGATCGATTGCCGGGTTCGCTGCGGATTCTGGATCATGTATCCTTCGGTGATCTCCAGCGTTACACGCTCCGCCTCGATCTCCGTCTGTTTCAGGACATAGCGAACATAGTCGGTAAAGGCCGGATTCCGGAACTGGCCGGGGGAAACGTTTACGGCAACGCGCAGCTCCGGCCATTGCTTGGCGGTCTCGCAGGCCTTGCGCAGCACAAAGAGACCGAGCGCCTCGATAAGCCCGCTGGTTTCGGCGATCGGAATGAATACTTCCGGCGATACAGGTCCGTGGCCGGGACGATTCCAGCGCACCAGCGCTTCGACGCCGTTCATCTCATGTGTAGAGGCATCGATCAGCGGCTGATAGGCAAGCGTCAGATCGCCGCTTTCGATCGCAACGCGCAGATCCAGTTCAAGCGCATTGCGCTCCTCGCGGTCGGCATCCATCGCGGGATCGTAAAGCGTCATGCGGGCCCGGCCCGCTTCCTTGGCCTTGTACATCGCAAGATCGGCACGGCGGACCAATTCTTCGCGACCGATCGTCCCGCCAGCAGCCATCGCGATGCCAATGCTGGCGCCGATGACGACGACGCGCCGGCCGATCTCCAGCGGCTCCGCCAGGAAATCCAGAATCTGTTCCGAAAGCTGCAGGGCATCGGCGTTGCCACCTTCAGACAGGAAAGCAATCGCGAATTCGTCGCCGCCAATGCGCGCCAGAACCGCGGCCTTTGGGATCAGCACCTTGAGGCCGGCAGCCACCGCGCGGATCAACTGATCACCGGTGCCATGCCCGTAGCTATCGTTGACTTCCTTAAAACCGTCGAGGTCGAGATAGAGAAGCAGTACGTTCTTACCGGTCTGCTTCGCCTTAGCAACGACGTCATCGACAGCAATCCCAAGGCCTTCACGGTTCGACAGCCCGCTGAGGCGATCGCGGAGCGCATCCTCGCGGGCATTGTTTTCCTCCGCCTTGAGCCGGCGTCCGGCGAGCCAGCCGATCACGAGCAGGCCAGCGAAGAACAGCCCGACGAGACCGAGTGCCTTCACAACCGTCGGGCGCACCTGTGCATAGCTGATGTCGCCCGGCGAACGCGAAATCCATACGAGTTTGCCGAGCGCCTTGCCGGCGGCATCATCGACCGCCACGGAATATTGCGCGTCGTAAGCAGCTGGCACCAGCTTCAATCCCTGGATAACATAGGTCTCCCCGAGGCTCCTGATCGTCTCGTCGTTCAGATGGCGGGCAAAAATCAGATAGCGGCGCTGCCCCGCAGGTGCATTCAGCGTGCCGGATTTTTCGCGCACGAGCGCAACGCCGACTGCCGCGATGCCGCTCTTGGTGCCGACGAAACCCACGGCTTCCGGTGATTCAAGCCCGGCGGCCTTCACTTTGTCGAACAACGTCCAGAACGATGGCGCAAAGAAATCGCCAAGCGCGCCCTCCATCGGCTGGCCGTCGCGATAGACCATCAGCGGTTTCTTGTCGTCATCTATGACGATCGCTACGTCGAAAAGCGCGCTGTTGGAGGACATTTCGCCGTAGTTGCTGATCGTCCATGCCATGCCATCGGGGGCATAGACATTGACGGCCGCATCGTCCCAGGCGGCATAGTCGTTCAGCGTCGCGCCGAGTTGCGCTTCGAATGTCTTGAACGCCCCGGCCGTGGTTTCACGCGAACGTTCGTCGTCGAGAATATTGGCGTTATCGGTGACGCGCGACAGCGCCGTCAGCACCATGACGGTAACGACCGCGACCATAACCGCAAAGGAAAAAAGCACACCCGTAACAGTCGCGTGGCGGCCGATCCCCGAAGCCTGATTTTTTTGCCTAAAGAACGCAGGCATACATTACTCCCCGATAACGGGGGACTTTGCCAGTCAAGGCTTCAAAAACGGTTAAAGCAAACGGTACAAGGCTTCATCCGGGTGATTTTTCTCCATGAAAATCACTGGGCATTGAAATACCCTCCCCGCGGAACGGGAAGGGCTTGATTTCATAACGGTTTTGGCCGCCGCTTACCAGCCTGCGATGACCGATCCCTTGAAAGTATCGGCGATGAACTGCTTCACGGCATCGCTGTGATAGGCTTCGACCAGCGTCTTCACCCAAGGCTGATCCTTGTCCTTCTCGTTGACCGCCAGAATATTGACATAGGGCGCCTTTTCGCCTTCGCGGGCAATCGGATCCTTCGAGGGATCAAGGCCGGCTTCCAACGCGTAGTTGGTGTTGATAACAGCGGCATCTACATCGTCCAGCGAACGCGGCAGCTGGGCGGCATCGAGTTCGGCGAACTTCAGATTCTTGGCATTTTCCGTGACATCGGCAGGTCCGACCTTCAGGCTCGCGCCATCCTTCAGCTTGATCAGTCCCTTATCGGCGAGGATCAGCAGAGCACGGCCGCCATTGGTCGGGTCGTTGGGGATCGCCACGGTAGCACCATCAGCGAGTTCGTCCAGGCTCTTCACCTTCTTGGAATAGACGCCCATCGGGAAGTTGACTGTATAGGCGACGTCAATGATCCTGAAGCCGCGATCGGCGACCTGGTTGTCGAGATAGGGCTTGTGCTGGAACGAGTTGGCGTTCAACTCGCCATCGGCAAGCGCCTGGTTCGGCACGACATAGTCGGAAAATTCCAGAATCTCGATGTCGAGGCCCTTGGGCGCTGCAACTTCCTTCACCTTCTCCATGATCTGTGCATGCGGACCCGGCGTCACGCCAATCTTGATGGTTTCGGCCGCGGCAGCAGTCGCAAAGGCCGCTGCGAAGGCGGCCGCGAGGATGATTTTCTTCATCGGTTTTCTCTCCTTGGGTTATAGGGCAATTCGATCAATTCTTGCGGGATCGCTTGTCGAAGCGGCGGGCAAGCGCATCGCCGACGCTCTGCACGGCCTGGACGAGCAGTATCAGGACGATGACGACGACCAGCATCACATCCGGCATGAAGCGCTGGTAGCCATAGCGGATGCCGAGATCGCCGAGCCCACCGCCGCCCACGGCGCCGACCATCGCCGAATAGCCAATGAGGCTGACCAGCGTCATTGTGAGCGCCAGTGTCAGCGTCGGACGCGCTTCGGCAAGAAGTACCTTGCGCACGATCTGCATCGGGGTCGCGCCCATGGCGCGGGCGGCTTCGATCAGGCCCTTGTCGACGTCGCGAATGGCGGCTTCGACGAGTCGCGCGAAGAACGGAATGGTTGCGATCGTCAACGGTACGATCGCTGCCTTGGTGCCGATCGACGTGCCGGTGACGAGGCGCGTGAAAGGGATGATCGCGACGACGAGGATGATGAAAGGTGTCGAGCGCGTCGCGTTGACGATCAGTCCAACGACGCGATTCACGGAAGGCGCCGGAAAGAGCTCGCCGCGGCCGCTAGTCGCCAGGAACACGCCGATCGGCAACCCGATCAGCGAGCCGATGAAGCCGGCGATCGCCACCATGCGCAGCGTATCGAGCGTTGCCTTGCCGATGAGAAGCAGAAGATCAGGAGACATAGCCGAGCACCTCCGCAACGAGACCGTTCGCCTTGAAGAATTCATCCGCTTTCGCGGAAGTCGCATCATCCGCTGCATAGGCGATGATAAGCGAGCCGTAGGGTTCGCCGCCGATCTCGTCGACCGTTCCGGCGATGATGTTGATATCCGAACCCAACGTCTGGATAAGCTGCGAGATCAGCGGCTGTTCCGCAGTGCGCCCGAAGAACGTGATGCGCACGGCAACGCGACCGCCTTGTGTCTTGTGCGGCCGCAGGCCGGCTGCGAGCGCTGCCGGAAGCTTCGAGCCCGGCAAACCGGAAAGCAATGCGCGCGTCGTCGGATGTTGCGGCCGGGTGAAGACATCGAAGGTGCGGCCGCGCTCGACGATGATACCCTTGTCGATCACCGCAACGTCGCTGGTCACCGCTTTGACGACCTCCATCTCGTGGGTAATCAGAAGCACGGTAAGCCCCAACTCTGCATTGATGCGCTTCACGAGCTCGAGGATCGACTGGGTTGTCTCTGGATCGAGCGCGGAGGTCGCTTCATCGGAAAGCAAAAGCTTTGGCTGCGTGGCGAGCGCGCGGGCAATGCCGACGCGCTGTTTCTGGCCACCGGAAAGCTCTGCCGGATAGCGGTCTCGTTTGTCGGAAAGCCCGACGAGATCGAGCAGCGGCTCGACGCGCGTGCGAATGGCGTCCCTGTCGAAACCAGCGATTTCCAGGGGCAGCGCCACATTGCCGAAGGCGGTGCGCGAGGACAAAAGGTTGAAATGCTGGAAGATCATGCCGACCGAACGGCGGAGCGCACGCAGGCCAGCCTCGTCCAGATCGGGAACGTTGACGCCATCGACGATGACCTTGCCGCTCGTTGGACGTTCCAAGCCGTTGACAAGACGGATCAGCGTCGACTTGCCGGCGCCGGAACGCCCGATGATGCCAGTAATGGAGCCGCGTGCGACGGCGAAATCGACCGCATCAAGTGCGGTAAACGATTTGTTCTCGGCGCCGAAGCGTTTCGATACGTCTTCGAAGAGGACGGTATTTGCGGCATTGGCCGCGCTTGAAGAGTCGGAATGCATGGATGCTCTCGATGTTCAAAAAAGTCCGCAATCGCTGAATGGCTGGGGACGCGGCGCGTCTGATCAGGCCGGCATTCGGCAACGCATTCGGAACAGAGAGGCAGTCTTTATCATCGCACAACCGGAAGATTCAATTTGATCGGCGCATGGCTGCCATGCGCAGGGATGTAATGCTTTATGGCGGAGTTCCAGTCGCGATTGACAGAGAGATTTTTTCTTTGAATCGGTCAGCGCGGCAAAAAACCACCCATTGTGCAATTGTCTGGTTCACGAAACGCGCGCCGCTTGCTTCTTCTCCCCAGCGGGGAGAAGTGCCCAAGCGTCAGCGAGGCGATGGGGGTGAGCGACGAAAGGAGCGAACGACCGAACGACGAACAGCAAGGAGGACGGGTCTCCCATACGGTCCCCTCATCCGGCCTTTCGGGCCTTCTCATCAAGAGGCGGAGGGTATTCAACCCGCTTTGTGATTGCCCGCCGGAAACTGGCTTGCCAGTTGCCGGTACCACTTGCCGCTCTTCTTCACGGTGCGGACCTGGGTGTCGTAATCGACATGCACGAGGCCGAAACGCATCTTGTAGCCTTCCGCCCATTCGAAGTTGTCCATCAGGCTCCAGGCGAAGTAACCGCGCATCGGGTAGCCGTCCTTGATGAGGTCGGCAACGACCGCCAAGTGATCGCTGTAATAATCGAGGCGCGGCTGGTCATCGACCTCGCCGTTGACCACATCCAGGTTGTAGCAGGCGCCGTTTTCGGTGATGTAGCATTCCGGCAGTTCATAGCGACGATAGAGGTCTTCGACGACGTGCTTGAGGCCGGGCGCATAAACCTCCCAGCCGATATCTGTCTTCACGTCGCTGGCACGCGGCGCTTCGGCCGTCCAGGGGAAATCGCCGTTCTTCGCCGGGTCGTCGGCAACACGCAGCGGCGTGTAGTAGTTGAGACCCCACCAATCGAGCTTCTGGCTGATGATCTTCATGTCTCCATCTTCGATGATGGGCATGCGGTCGCCGAGCGCTTCCACGAACTCGCTCGGATACTCGCCCTTGAAGACCGGATCGAAAAAAGCGCCGTTGTGGAACTGATGCGCGCGTTCGCCGGCTGCAATATCCGCCTTGCTCTGCGATCCCGGAATGACGGGCATCGCATTCAGCACCAGGCCGGCTGGTACCTTCGGCGCCTCGGCGCGGATCGCCTCGACGCCAAGTCCGTGCGCAAGGTTCATGTAGTGCATGGCGTGAAGCGCTGCCTGCATGTTGCGCTCGCCCGGCGCATGGATGCCGTAGAGATGGCTGAGCCAGACGATGCACCATGGTTCGTTGAAGGTCGCGACGCTGTCGAGCCGGTCGCCGAGACGCGCCATGACGGTCTTTGCGTAGCGCTGAAAGGCGTAGGCCGTGGAGCGCGCCGTCCAGCCGCCGTCGCCTGCCAACAGCAGCGGCAGGTCCCAATGATAAAGCGTCGCGAAGGTCTTGATGCCACGCGCCTTGCAACCGTCGACGAGGCGGTCGTAGAAATCGAGGCCGGCTTCATTCACAGGCCCGGTACCATCCGGAATGATGCGCGGCCAGGCGATCGAGAAGCGATAGGCCTCGACACCCATGTCCTTGATCAGGTCAAGGTCCTGTTCGAGCCGGTTGTAGTGATCGCAGGCAACATCGCCATTATGGCGGTTATAGACACGACCCGGCATGTTGCAGAAGGCATCCCAGATCGACGCCTTGCGCCCATCCGCTTTACTGGCACCTTCGATCTGGAAGGCAGCCGTCGCGACGCCAAAGGTGAAATCGCCCGGAAAGCGGGCGGCGAGTGTCTTAGCCTCGATCATCTGAAAACCCCGTCTGGTACTGGACTGGTCGTTCGAGCGGCGGTTTAACCAAAGGAACCGGCGTTGTACAGAGTGGAAATGTCAATCCTGCAACGTTGCAGACGGATAGCGGACCTAACGGGTATAGCCAGACTAGGCGCCGCCCCTCACGCTAACTTCTCCCCGCAAACGGGGCGAGGGAACGTCTCTCACGCAAGCGCACGTTCTAATGAAGCGATGCGACACATACCTTCTCCCCTCTCGCGGGGAGAAGGTGGCGTCAGCCGGATGAGGGGCTCGCCCAAGACCTGGTTATCAGACCTTGACCCAAGCCCCATTCCGCTTCGACGAAGCAACGCAGGCTTCGACAAAGGCAACGCCCTTCACGCCGTCATCGACGGTCGGATAGACCACGGCCTTGGCGACCGCTTTGCCATTCTTGTGCGCATTGATCGCATGCGCCGCTTCCGTGTAGATCGTCGCGAAGGCTTCGAGGTAGCCTTCCGGATGGCCGGACGGAATGCGTGAGACGCGGGCAGCGGCGGCACCGGAACCCGCGCCGTTGCGGGTAATCAGCCGCTTCGGCTCGCCGAACGGCGTGTACCAGAGATAGTTGGGGTCAGCCTGCACCCACTCGAAGCCGCCCTTGGTGCCGTAGACGCGGATCTTCAGCCCATTCTCATGGCCGGGAGCCACCTGGCTGCACCAGAGCATGCCCTTGGCCGGCTTCTCCTTGCCTTTTGCCTTGAAGCGCAGAAGCACGTGAGCGTTGTCGTCCAGGCGACGGCCTTCGACGAAACTATCGAGATCGGCCGCGAGACTATCGAGCTCGAGGCCGGTGATGAAGGAGGCAAGGTTATAGGCATGCGTGCCGATATCGCCGGTCGAACCACCTGCGCCCGACTGCGCCGGGTCGGTGCGCCAGACGGCCTGCTTGGCACCGCTCTGCTCGACAGGCTCTGTCAGCCAGTCCTGTGGATATTCGGCCTGCACGATGCGGATATCGCCGAGTTCGCCATTGGCAATCATCTCGCGCGCCTGACGGACCATCGGATAGCCGGTGTAATTGTGCGTCAGGATGAACAGCGCGCCGCTCTCGTTGGCGACCTTCTTCAGTCTTTTGGCATCGGCAAGATTGGATGTCAGCGGCTTATCGCAGATGACGTGGATGCCCCGGCGCAGAAATTCCTTGGCGGCATCGTAGTGAACATGGTTCGGCGTGACGATCGAGACCGCCTCGATGCCGTTCTTAAGCTTCGCCTCACGGATCGCCATCTCCCGGTAGCTCGCGTAGGTGCGCGACGGGTGGAGGCCGAGATCGCGGCCCGATGCGATCGCCTTTTCCGGCGTCGACGACAGCGCACCTGCGATGAGCTCGTATTGATCGTCGATGCGAGCCGCTATGCGATGCACGGCGCCGATGAAAGCACCCGCTCCGCCGCCGACCATGCCGAGGCGGATGCGCGGCTCGCGCGCCTGTTCCGTTGATCCTTCAATTGCCATAGGTTCCTCCAAAGAAATGATTGTTTGCCGACGGTGCCGCGGTAGCCGGATGAGGGGGTGCGGCGGACGTAGTCTTTCGCTGTGTGCTCAAGACGTCGCTCCGCTGCGCCCCCTCATCTGTCCTTCGGACATCTTCTTCCCGCAGGGAGAAGAAAGGAGCAAGGCTCAGAGCCCGAGCATGCGGCGGTTCGCCGCCTGATCCGTACCGCTGCCGGCAAAATCGTCGAAGGCCTTCTCCGTGACGCGGATGATGTGTGCTTTGACGAACTCAGCACCCTCACGCGCACCGTCTTCCGGATGCTTCAGCGCGCATTCCCATTCGACAACGGCCCAGCCGTCGAAATTGTTGGCCGTCATTTTCGAGAAGACGGCGCCGAAATCCACCTGGCCGTCGCCGAGCGAGCGGAAGCGGCCAGCGCGATCGACCCAGCCCTGATATCCGCCATAGACGCCCTGACGCCCGGTTGGATTGAACTCCGCATCCTTGACGTGGAACATCTTGATGCGATCCTTGTAGATGTCGATGTTGTCGAGATAGTCGAGGCACTGCAGGACATAGTGCGATGGATCGTAGAGCATGTTGGCGCGCGGATGGTTGCCGACCCGCTCCAGGAACATCTCGTAGGTGACGCCATCATGCAAATCCTCGCCGGGATGGATTTCATAGCAGACGTCGACGCCGCACGAGTCGGCATGGTCGAGGATCGGCTTCCAGCGGCGGGCAAGCTCGTCAAAGGCCGTTTCGACAAGACCGGCCGGACGCTGCGGCCACGGGTAGATGAAGGGCCAGGCAAGCG from Rhizobium sp. 007 encodes:
- a CDS encoding sugar phosphate isomerase/epimerase, which gives rise to MRTIKGPGLFLGQFAGDAAPFNSWDAITKWAADIGYKGVQVPTWAGQLIDLKKAASSKDYCDEFAGKARENGIEITELSTHLQGQLVAVHPAYDEAFDGFAAPEVRGNAKARQEWAVEQVKMALTASKHLGIKAHATFSGALAWPFIYPWPQRPAGLVETAFDELARRWKPILDHADSCGVDVCYEIHPGEDLHDGVTYEMFLERVGNHPRANMLYDPSHYVLQCLDYLDNIDIYKDRIKMFHVKDAEFNPTGRQGVYGGYQGWVDRAGRFRSLGDGQVDFGAVFSKMTANNFDGWAVVEWECALKHPEDGAREGAEFVKAHIIRVTEKAFDDFAGSGTDQAANRRMLGL
- a CDS encoding methionine ABC transporter permease codes for the protein MSPDLLLLIGKATLDTLRMVAIAGFIGSLIGLPIGVFLATSGRGELFPAPSVNRVVGLIVNATRSTPFIILVVAIIPFTRLVTGTSIGTKAAIVPLTIATIPFFARLVEAAIRDVDKGLIEAARAMGATPMQIVRKVLLAEARPTLTLALTMTLVSLIGYSAMVGAVGGGGLGDLGIRYGYQRFMPDVMLVVVIVLILLVQAVQSVGDALARRFDKRSRKN
- a CDS encoding EAL domain-containing protein, giving the protein MPAFFRQKNQASGIGRHATVTGVLFSFAVMVAVVTVMVLTALSRVTDNANILDDERSRETTAGAFKTFEAQLGATLNDYAAWDDAAVNVYAPDGMAWTISNYGEMSSNSALFDVAIVIDDDKKPLMVYRDGQPMEGALGDFFAPSFWTLFDKVKAAGLESPEAVGFVGTKSGIAAVGVALVREKSGTLNAPAGQRRYLIFARHLNDETIRSLGETYVIQGLKLVPAAYDAQYSVAVDDAAGKALGKLVWISRSPGDISYAQVRPTVVKALGLVGLFFAGLLVIGWLAGRRLKAEENNAREDALRDRLSGLSNREGLGIAVDDVVAKAKQTGKNVLLLYLDLDGFKEVNDSYGHGTGDQLIRAVAAGLKVLIPKAAVLARIGGDEFAIAFLSEGGNADALQLSEQILDFLAEPLEIGRRVVVIGASIGIAMAAGGTIGREELVRRADLAMYKAKEAGRARMTLYDPAMDADREERNALELDLRVAIESGDLTLAYQPLIDASTHEMNGVEALVRWNRPGHGPVSPEVFIPIAETSGLIEALGLFVLRKACETAKQWPELRVAVNVSPGQFRNPAFTDYVRYVLKQTEIEAERVTLEITEGYMIQNPQRTRQSIERLKTLGVKIALDDFGSGFSSIGYLRQFGFDRIKIDRSLVEGVTESDSQREMLQATVALARSLDIPVTAEGIETEEQALAVRLFGCDCLQGYFFSKPVPADRITEMLEARRALDAMPRQITAA
- a CDS encoding methionine ABC transporter ATP-binding protein — encoded protein: MHSDSSSAANAANTVLFEDVSKRFGAENKSFTALDAVDFAVARGSITGIIGRSGAGKSTLIRLVNGLERPTSGKVIVDGVNVPDLDEAGLRALRRSVGMIFQHFNLLSSRTAFGNVALPLEIAGFDRDAIRTRVEPLLDLVGLSDKRDRYPAELSGGQKQRVGIARALATQPKLLLSDEATSALDPETTQSILELVKRINAELGLTVLLITHEMEVVKAVTSDVAVIDKGIIVERGRTFDVFTRPQHPTTRALLSGLPGSKLPAALAAGLRPHKTQGGRVAVRITFFGRTAEQPLISQLIQTLGSDINIIAGTVDEIGGEPYGSLIIAYAADDATSAKADEFFKANGLVAEVLGYVS
- a CDS encoding GH1 family beta-glucosidase; protein product: MIEAKTLAARFPGDFTFGVATAAFQIEGASKADGRKASIWDAFCNMPGRVYNRHNGDVACDHYNRLEQDLDLIKDMGVEAYRFSIAWPRIIPDGTGPVNEAGLDFYDRLVDGCKARGIKTFATLYHWDLPLLLAGDGGWTARSTAYAFQRYAKTVMARLGDRLDSVATFNEPWCIVWLSHLYGIHAPGERNMQAALHAMHYMNLAHGLGVEAIRAEAPKVPAGLVLNAMPVIPGSQSKADIAAGERAHQFHNGAFFDPVFKGEYPSEFVEALGDRMPIIEDGDMKIISQKLDWWGLNYYTPLRVADDPAKNGDFPWTAEAPRASDVKTDIGWEVYAPGLKHVVEDLYRRYELPECYITENGACYNLDVVNGEVDDQPRLDYYSDHLAVVADLIKDGYPMRGYFAWSLMDNFEWAEGYKMRFGLVHVDYDTQVRTVKKSGKWYRQLASQFPAGNHKAG
- a CDS encoding Gfo/Idh/MocA family oxidoreductase; translated protein: MAIEGSTEQAREPRIRLGMVGGGAGAFIGAVHRIAARIDDQYELIAGALSSTPEKAIASGRDLGLHPSRTYASYREMAIREAKLKNGIEAVSIVTPNHVHYDAAKEFLRRGIHVICDKPLTSNLADAKRLKKVANESGALFILTHNYTGYPMVRQAREMIANGELGDIRIVQAEYPQDWLTEPVEQSGAKQAVWRTDPAQSGAGGSTGDIGTHAYNLASFITGLELDSLAADLDSFVEGRRLDDNAHVLLRFKAKGKEKPAKGMLWCSQVAPGHENGLKIRVYGTKGGFEWVQADPNYLWYTPFGEPKRLITRNGAGSGAAAARVSRIPSGHPEGYLEAFATIYTEAAHAINAHKNGKAVAKAVVYPTVDDGVKGVAFVEACVASSKRNGAWVKV
- a CDS encoding MetQ/NlpA family ABC transporter substrate-binding protein, with translation MKKIILAAAFAAAFATAAAAETIKIGVTPGPHAQIMEKVKEVAAPKGLDIEILEFSDYVVPNQALADGELNANSFQHKPYLDNQVADRGFRIIDVAYTVNFPMGVYSKKVKSLDELADGATVAIPNDPTNGGRALLILADKGLIKLKDGASLKVGPADVTENAKNLKFAELDAAQLPRSLDDVDAAVINTNYALEAGLDPSKDPIAREGEKAPYVNILAVNEKDKDQPWVKTLVEAYHSDAVKQFIADTFKGSVIAGW